In the genome of Telluria beijingensis, one region contains:
- the recD gene encoding exodeoxyribonuclease V subunit alpha, whose amino-acid sequence MPKVDANIDLLWGEIGRLSEEGELRRLSGAFARFIAQLGAAPAPLVLAAAVLSELEGHGHSCLQLSDLAAGPAALLGWSEEQWAQLAAAAAPLPKGATGWRKLLAGCEQVWDREEFDYDQPLVLDGERLYLRRYWRDETHVADNVRSRAASVHAVDEALVRGWLDRLFDAQPDADGPDWQKLACAAAVRGSLAIITGGPGTGKTYTVARLLALLFAIAPDAGQRRVALAAPTGKAAARLKQSIDKALGELADRVGAALPLRELTARMGAARTLHSLLGARPDTRAFRHHRGNPLEVDVLIVDEASMVHLEMMASLLDALPPTATLILLGDKDQLASVEAGAVLGDLCHDAHEGRYDAATVAYVERASGETIPAAYRADGGALAQQTVMLRRSRRFGGPIGQLALAVNAGDEARVEDILRAGGGDVHWMEHAQQAQVLQLAQAGYAPYLELLRAGAQGGDHEDWVRRVLRSFETFRILCAVRDGEWGVTGLNEAIEKRLAAQGLLRHGAEWYVGRPVMVTRNDYATGVFNGDIGIALPDPARPGAPRVYFLEGDAVRSVLASRLRNVETAFAMTVHKSQGSEFRHTVLALPREGNAVLTRELVYTGITRASKEFTLVTPNGDVLREAIARRTYRTSGLRSLVA is encoded by the coding sequence GGCGCCTTCGCGCGCTTCATCGCCCAGCTGGGCGCCGCGCCGGCGCCGCTGGTGCTGGCGGCGGCAGTGCTGTCCGAACTCGAAGGCCATGGCCACAGCTGCCTGCAGCTGTCCGACCTGGCCGCCGGCCCGGCCGCGCTGCTGGGCTGGAGCGAGGAACAGTGGGCGCAACTGGCGGCCGCCGCCGCGCCGCTGCCAAAGGGGGCAACAGGCTGGCGCAAGCTGCTGGCCGGCTGCGAGCAGGTGTGGGATCGCGAGGAATTCGACTACGACCAGCCCCTGGTGCTCGACGGCGAGCGGCTCTACCTGCGCCGCTACTGGCGCGACGAGACGCACGTGGCGGACAACGTGCGCTCGCGCGCCGCCAGCGTGCATGCGGTGGACGAGGCGCTGGTGCGCGGCTGGCTCGATCGCCTGTTCGATGCCCAGCCCGATGCGGACGGCCCGGACTGGCAGAAGCTGGCCTGCGCGGCCGCGGTGCGCGGTTCGCTGGCGATCATCACCGGCGGCCCCGGCACCGGCAAGACGTACACCGTGGCGCGCCTGCTGGCGCTGCTGTTCGCGATCGCGCCCGATGCCGGGCAGCGGCGCGTGGCCCTGGCCGCACCGACCGGCAAGGCCGCCGCGCGCCTGAAGCAGTCGATCGACAAGGCTTTGGGCGAGCTGGCCGACCGGGTCGGCGCCGCGCTGCCGCTGCGCGAGCTGACGGCGCGCATGGGCGCGGCCCGCACCCTGCACAGCCTGCTCGGCGCCCGGCCCGACACCCGCGCCTTCCGCCACCACCGCGGCAACCCGCTCGAGGTCGACGTGCTGATCGTCGACGAAGCCTCGATGGTGCACCTGGAGATGATGGCCAGCCTGCTCGACGCACTGCCGCCTACCGCCACCCTGATCCTGCTGGGCGACAAGGATCAACTGGCGTCGGTGGAGGCGGGCGCCGTGCTGGGCGACCTGTGCCACGACGCCCACGAAGGTCGCTACGACGCGGCGACGGTGGCCTATGTCGAACGGGCCAGCGGCGAGACGATTCCCGCGGCCTACCGCGCCGACGGCGGCGCATTGGCCCAGCAGACCGTGATGCTGCGCCGCAGCCGCCGCTTCGGCGGGCCGATTGGCCAGCTGGCGCTGGCGGTGAATGCCGGCGACGAGGCGCGCGTGGAAGACATCCTGCGCGCCGGCGGCGGCGACGTGCACTGGATGGAGCACGCGCAGCAGGCGCAGGTCCTGCAGCTGGCGCAGGCCGGCTATGCGCCCTACCTGGAACTGCTGCGCGCCGGCGCGCAGGGCGGCGACCATGAAGACTGGGTGAGAAGGGTGCTGCGCAGCTTCGAGACCTTCCGCATCCTGTGCGCGGTGCGGGACGGCGAGTGGGGCGTGACGGGCCTGAACGAGGCGATCGAGAAGCGGCTGGCGGCGCAGGGCCTGCTGCGCCACGGCGCCGAGTGGTATGTGGGACGGCCGGTGATGGTGACCCGCAACGATTACGCGACCGGCGTGTTCAACGGCGACATCGGCATCGCGCTGCCCGATCCGGCGCGTCCCGGCGCGCCGCGCGTGTACTTCCTGGAAGGAGACGCCGTGCGCAGCGTGCTGGCCTCGCGCCTGCGCAATGTGGAGACGGCGTTCGCGATGACGGTCCACAAATCGCAGGGTTCGGAGTTCCGCCACACGGTGCTGGCGCTGCCGCGCGAGGGCAATGCGGTGCTCACGCGCGAACTGGTCTACACCGGCATCACGCGCGCCAGCAAGGAATTCACGCTGGTGACGCCGAACGGCGACGTGCTGCGCGAGGCGATCGCGCGGCGAACCTATCGCACCAGCGGCTTGCGCTCACTGGTGGCTTGA